The segment TTGTTGTCCATTTTCCACGACTAGGGCTTTTAACCAAGTCGTTATAAGCTAACACATTCAAATCCCTTTGAATCGTTCGAGGAGTAATACCAAATTCCTCCACTAGCTCTTGTGTTGTTACTGTTCCACGCTTACTAATAAACATGTAGACGGATTTGATACGGTTTAACATCCGGTTAGTTGAAGGTTTCAATAAACCACTCCCTATCCTTTTTTCAAACCTTTGGCAAATTCCTACGACCGACAGCTTATTTGAAGATTTGTTCTTCAAGCGTATGTAATTTTCTTTTTTACAGACAACTCCTTTTCAAATGGCTAATAGTGAACAATAATGAACTCATATAAATATTGTATCCCTATTTACTTTTTAATTCTACATTATTTAATTAAATTTACAAAATATTTGATTATTAATGTATAAATATACCACCTCCTGATTAACTTGCTTATTTTATCATATGGTACAAACTGATAATTTTATGATAATAATTTTAAGAAAAAGGAATAAAATTGTTTATTTGTACTTTTTTTACCATTATAATCTAGTAAATAAACATAATGGAGGATTAGTCATTTGGATAACATAAGAAAAGAACAGCTTGTCCATCCAAGAGAGAATATTTATTTTGTACTCGTATTGCTGGTCAGCGTTGGAACGTTAATCTTATTGCTTTTTTCGGTTATTGGCATTATTCTTTTTGCAGTATTTACAGCGATCATGCTGTTTCTTCATGCACTTTCCATGGGAGGTATTAGAAGAAATGGCGTTAAACTAAGCGAAAAACAATTTCCAGAGCTATATGCACAGGCGATTGGCATTGCCAAGGATCTTGGGTTAAGCAAACTCCCGGATATTTATATATTGGAATCAGAAGGAATGCTAAATGCATTTGCAACTAAGTATGTACGCAGGAACATGGTTGTGTTATATTCGAGTATTTTTGAAATGGTTGATAAAGGAGCAGAAAAGGAAGTAATGTTCATCCTGGCACATGAGTTTACTCATTTAAAACGAAAACATGTCCATTTTGGATTTTTCCTCTTGCCGGCACTTTATATTCCTTTCCTGGGAAATGCGTATATGCGAGCATGTGAATACACTTGCGACAGAACAGCAGCCTATTATGTACAATCCTTTGATGCAGCAAAAAATGCACTCACAATGCTGGGAATTGGCACGACACTTTATAAAAAAGTTAATAAAGAAGCATATATGGAGCAACTTGAGAAGGAAAGCGGCTTCTTTGTATGGTTTAATGAAAAGCTGTCAACACATCCTCATTTGCCAAAAAGGATTTATGCAATTGAGTCTTTTTACAATGCAGAGGGTGTACAGCCCTTAAAGGAATCCAAGAAGGGGCTATGGATAGGCATTGGTTTATTTGCAGCGGCTTGCCTTGTTTCAATTGGATTAATTATCGCCGTTATTGCCGGAATTACAGCTTTAATTGAAAAATCTAACATTATTCCGTACCTGGAATCTAACTTGCCATCAGAATATGGAGACACTGATGACCTTTATTATGGCGGTTATACGGAGCTTCATGAAGCAGCATACAGCAATGATATAGAGACAGTCAGTGTCTTACTTGAAAGTGGGGCAGACCCGAACTCACAAGATGAGGAAGGATATACACCACTTATGTCTGCTATTGATGGAGGATCAAATCCTGAACTTTTAAAACTTTTACTGTTTAACGGAGCCGATGTTACATTACAGGACGCATATGGCTACACAGCTTTTGACTATGCAGAGAGTTATGGAGATGAAGAAACAATTAGTCTGCTAGAAAGTTATCTATATCAATAAAAGGTAAGCGGCTGGATTATCCAGCCGCTTATGTTTTATTCTCACATAATGCGAAATAGTCCTGCAGAAATTTCCTATGGCTTCCCACCATTTTCTCAGGAAGATTGTCTTTGCTAAAGAACGCCAGCGTAAAACCTTCATCCTTGTTTACTTCGATTTGCCCACTATAATGCTTTGTATAATAGGCGGCTGTAACCGAATAAAACGGATCACCATTTGCTGCAACAGTGTAGAATTCTTGACCAGAATAAATGTTTAAAAGCTTGAGTTCCTCAACGCTTAAGCCTGTCTCCTCAAAAACCTCCCGTTTTGCCGTTTCCAACGTGCTTTCTGCCAATTCCATCAGGCCGCCAGGCAGCCCCCATACTTTATGTGGATGCGTTCTTTCCTGCAATAGGACCTTGTTGTTGTCATCAATGATGACAACCGCTCCAACGAGTATAAGTGGCATTTTGCCAACCTTTTGCCGCAATTCCTCGATATATCCCATGTCCTCATTCCTTTCCTTATTTTTTTCCTATTTTACAGGAAGATTCTTAAATCATAAAATTTTTTCCTGATTGTGTGGAAAAGAGATGGAAATGTACAAAATAAGGAGGGACCAGCATTTCTTTAACTAGTACTTGTCTTTTATTGATAAGAAGTAGAGAGATTATGGTAAAATATTTTTATGCAACTTGATACAGAAGGATGCAATTTCAAAAGCAAAATGAAATCCATCCTTTTAACGAGCAAAAGCATATTGGTTCAATATGTTAAGGAGGCAAGGGTTAGTGAAAGCATTAGATTGGTTAAAAGAAGTGCATATTCGTAAAGAGGACTTCATTCATGACTTACAAGGATTGCTGCAAATAAAAAGTGTGTTGGATGAAGAAAATGCTACAGAGGATGCTCCGTTCGGTAAAGGGGTTAAGGAAGCTTTGACGTATATGCTGGAGCTTGGCAAAAAAGACGGATTTGCAGAAAAGAATGTCAAGAACGTAGCCGGTCATGTTACATTTGGCTCAGGAGATGAAAGCATCGGTATCCTTTGCCATGTGGATGTCGTGCCAGAAGGAGACGGCTGGACAAGCGATCCTTACAGTGCAGAGATTCGTGATGGGAAAATATTTGCAAGAGGAGCCTTGGATGATAAAGGTCCAACAATGGCTGCTTACTATGCAATGAAAATAATAAAAGAACTTGATCTGCCAATTACAAAAGAAGTCAAAATGATTATTGGCACAGATGAAGAAAGTGATTGGCGATGTGTAACAACTTATTTTGAAGAAGAAAAAATGCCTACAATGGGCTTTGCTCCAGATGCAGACTTTCCCATTATTTATGCAGAGAAGGGAATTTCAGATTTTGATATTGTCCAATCACTGGACAAAAAAGGGCAAGGCAAATCAGGTAAGGTAGAAATGGTTGCATTCTCTTCTGGCAGAAGATACAATATGGTCCCGGATTTTGCAGAAGCAAGGCTTCATGTCGGTATTGACCAGACAGAAGTAATTCAACGTTTCCAAGAGTATTTAAGCAAGGAAAAGGCAAAAGGCCAATACATAGTCGACGCAGGTAACCTCGTTCTGGAAATGGAGGGCGTGTCTGCACATGGATTAGAGCCGAAAAATGGTGTTAATGCAGGATTGAAGCTTGCTTCCTTTTTAGCTGATTTAGACCTTGATGAAACTGCAACAGCTTACTTCCAATTTGTGAAGAGCTATTTTGAAGATGACTCGAGAGGACATAAGCTGGGGATAGCTTATAATGATGACATTACTGGAGATTTGACATTAAATGTTGGCATTCTTCATTATGATCAGCAAAATGGCGGGAAATTAGGTTTAACGTGCCGCTATCCTGTAACAAATAAAATCGAGGAAACAAAAGCTGTTTTAGATGAACTGCTTGCCGAAAAAGGCTTTTCCATCGACCATTTTACAAATTCGAAGCCACATCATGTTGATAAGAACTCTGAACTGATTAAAACATTAAGTAAAGTGTATCTTGAACAGACTGGTGAGGAAGCAAAGTTAATCTCTATTGGGGGAGGAACATATGCAAGGTCTCTTGAAAATGGCGTTGCATTCGGACCATTGTTCCCAGGAAGAGAGGATATTGCTCATAAAAAAGATGAGTATATGTATATTGAAGACTTGCTGAAGGCTACTGCGATTTATGCCCAAGCAATTTATGAGCTTGCTAAATAAAAATTAGAACAATATATAAGGGGGAGAGAAAATGAGTATTGTATGGATGAATGGAGCGTTTATAGACAGATCTGAAGCAAAGGTAGATATTGAAGATAGAGGCTACCAGTTCGGTGACGGCATATATGAAGTGATAAGGGTATATAATGGGCAGCTGTTTACTGCAAATGAGCATCTTGAACGTTTGCTTAGCAGTGGTGACAAATTAAGCATACAAATTGGTTATTCTGTTGAAGAGTTTAAAGGTCTGCTTGAGCAGCTTATTAAAAAGAATAATCTTGAAACTGGTATAGTTTATATGCAGGTCACAAGAGGCGTAAATTCGAGGAACCATGCATTTCCTGCAGAGGATACTCCTCCAACGTATATTGCCTATACGAAAGAAGTAGCAAGGCCAACTGAGCAGCTTGAAAATGGCGTTACAGCTATTACTGTTGAGGATATTCGCTGGTCAAGATGTGATATTAAAAGCTTGAACCTGCTTGGAAATGTGATTGCAAAGCAAAAAGCGACAGAAGCTGACTGCTATGAAAGCATTCAATATCGTGACTTGACTGTAACGGAGGGAAGCTCCTCTAATATTTGGATTATTAAAGATAATGCCGTAAAAACACATGAGGCTAATCAGTTTATCTTAAATGGTATTACAAGACAGAAGATAATTGAGCTATGTCGGGGGAATGACATAGAAGTGGTAGAAGCGGCATTTACAATTGAAAACTTAATAGATGCTGATGAGGTATTTTTATCAAGCACAACGGCAGAAGTTATGCCGATCATTTCCATTAACAATGTGCCAGTTGGAAGCGGAGAAATTGGTCCTGTAACAAGAAAGCTGCAGCAGCTATTCAAGGACGCAATTGAACAGGAATGCAACCAATTAGCATAAACTGCATACAAACAAAACAATCCCTCCCGCAGCAGCGGAGGGATTGTTTGTTAATTAAATGAAAACACATCACTGGATAAATATCTTTCACCAGTGTCGCAAACGATAAAGACAACAACATCATCTGGTGACAGATCCTTTGCAACTTGGACAGCAGCATAGCAAGCTGCACCTGAAGATGGACCTGCTAATATTCCTTCCTCAAGGGCCAATCTTCTTGTGAATTTATATGCCTCTTCATCTTTGACTAAGTGAATTTTATCATATACGTCTTGGTTTAAGATGTCTGGAATAAACCCAGGAC is part of the Niallia taxi genome and harbors:
- a CDS encoding DeoR family transcriptional regulator, giving the protein MKPSTNRMLNRIKSVYMFISKRGTVTTQELVEEFGITPRTIQRDLNVLAYNDLVKSPSRGKWTTTRKKVKMTS
- a CDS encoding M48 family metallopeptidase, producing MDNIRKEQLVHPRENIYFVLVLLVSVGTLILLLFSVIGIILFAVFTAIMLFLHALSMGGIRRNGVKLSEKQFPELYAQAIGIAKDLGLSKLPDIYILESEGMLNAFATKYVRRNMVVLYSSIFEMVDKGAEKEVMFILAHEFTHLKRKHVHFGFFLLPALYIPFLGNAYMRACEYTCDRTAAYYVQSFDAAKNALTMLGIGTTLYKKVNKEAYMEQLEKESGFFVWFNEKLSTHPHLPKRIYAIESFYNAEGVQPLKESKKGLWIGIGLFAAACLVSIGLIIAVIAGITALIEKSNIIPYLESNLPSEYGDTDDLYYGGYTELHEAAYSNDIETVSVLLESGADPNSQDEEGYTPLMSAIDGGSNPELLKLLLFNGADVTLQDAYGYTAFDYAESYGDEETISLLESYLYQ
- a CDS encoding NUDIX hydrolase, with amino-acid sequence MGYIEELRQKVGKMPLILVGAVVIIDDNNKVLLQERTHPHKVWGLPGGLMELAESTLETAKREVFEETGLSVEELKLLNIYSGQEFYTVAANGDPFYSVTAAYYTKHYSGQIEVNKDEGFTLAFFSKDNLPEKMVGSHRKFLQDYFALCENKT
- the pepV gene encoding dipeptidase PepV, whose translation is MKALDWLKEVHIRKEDFIHDLQGLLQIKSVLDEENATEDAPFGKGVKEALTYMLELGKKDGFAEKNVKNVAGHVTFGSGDESIGILCHVDVVPEGDGWTSDPYSAEIRDGKIFARGALDDKGPTMAAYYAMKIIKELDLPITKEVKMIIGTDEESDWRCVTTYFEEEKMPTMGFAPDADFPIIYAEKGISDFDIVQSLDKKGQGKSGKVEMVAFSSGRRYNMVPDFAEARLHVGIDQTEVIQRFQEYLSKEKAKGQYIVDAGNLVLEMEGVSAHGLEPKNGVNAGLKLASFLADLDLDETATAYFQFVKSYFEDDSRGHKLGIAYNDDITGDLTLNVGILHYDQQNGGKLGLTCRYPVTNKIEETKAVLDELLAEKGFSIDHFTNSKPHHVDKNSELIKTLSKVYLEQTGEEAKLISIGGGTYARSLENGVAFGPLFPGREDIAHKKDEYMYIEDLLKATAIYAQAIYELAK
- the dat gene encoding D-amino-acid transaminase, which produces MSIVWMNGAFIDRSEAKVDIEDRGYQFGDGIYEVIRVYNGQLFTANEHLERLLSSGDKLSIQIGYSVEEFKGLLEQLIKKNNLETGIVYMQVTRGVNSRNHAFPAEDTPPTYIAYTKEVARPTEQLENGVTAITVEDIRWSRCDIKSLNLLGNVIAKQKATEADCYESIQYRDLTVTEGSSSNIWIIKDNAVKTHEANQFILNGITRQKIIELCRGNDIEVVEAAFTIENLIDADEVFLSSTTAEVMPIISINNVPVGSGEIGPVTRKLQQLFKDAIEQECNQLA